In the genome of Nitrososphaerales archaeon, one region contains:
- a CDS encoding adenosine-specific kinase, with protein sequence MQTIAINLDIPAGMNLILGQAHFIKTVEDIYETLTSSGTSIRFGLAFCESSGPALIRYDGNDKQLTDIAVEFAQKLSAGHVFVVILANAYPINVLNRIKAVEEVVNIHCATANPVQVIIAETEQGRGVLGVIDGVKSRGVEGEGERNERREFLRKIGYKR encoded by the coding sequence ATGCAAACAATAGCCATTAATTTGGATATTCCTGCAGGCATGAACCTAATACTTGGGCAGGCGCATTTCATAAAAACTGTCGAGGACATATATGAAACGCTAACGAGCAGTGGTACATCTATAAGATTCGGATTAGCCTTCTGTGAGTCCAGTGGACCTGCACTCATAAGATACGATGGCAATGACAAACAACTTACAGATATCGCTGTAGAATTTGCGCAGAAACTTTCAGCGGGTCATGTCTTTGTAGTCATACTTGCAAATGCATATCCAATAAATGTGTTGAACAGGATAAAGGCAGTAGAAGAGGTGGTAAACATTCACTGTGCAACAGCGAATCCCGTACAAGTTATTATCGCAGAGACTGAACAGGGACGTGGTGTGCTGGGAGTCATCGATGGTGTAAAAAGCCGAGGGGTGGAAGGAGAGGGGGAAAGGAATGAGAGGAGAGAATTTTTGAGAAAGATAGGATACAAGAGGTAG
- a CDS encoding nitroreductase/quinone reductase family protein, with protein MNELGISRMDLGITGRSFVTNLTTIGRKTGMLHTVPLRLVFHNNRFYASRRNANGDWFKNLLHNPSVIVEVNGKKVRGRASVVEDELLRQTISSLKYDDVRASMERIIIEITPEVI; from the coding sequence ATGAACGAACTTGGGATTTCACGTATGGATCTGGGTATAACAGGGAGGTCGTTTGTGACGAATCTAACAACTATAGGCAGAAAGACAGGCATGTTACACACAGTTCCACTAAGGCTCGTTTTCCACAATAATAGATTCTACGCTTCGAGGAGAAACGCAAATGGAGATTGGTTTAAGAATTTGCTTCACAATCCATCTGTTATTGTAGAGGTTAACGGAAAGAAGGTAAGGGGCAGAGCATCTGTAGTTGAGGATGAGCTATTGCGCCAAACCATATCTTCATTGAAATATGATGATGTGCGAGCCTCAATGGAGCGGATAATCATAGAGATAACGCCTGAAGTCATTTAA
- the endA gene encoding tRNA-intron lyase, which produces MSEEIEYVVHGELVDSGVLVSDEKAIDELAKKGYGDKDGKKYLLRIYEALYLLYGSKLTIRHENQTVNFHELVDIALRKDPEAWTRFLIYRDLRSRGYVAKEGFGFGVDFRVYERGEYGNKSAKYVVFGINEGTKMQVEKINDMIEEIARMGKEPVIAVIERRGEVIYYKVSKMRFINSKSSFDMNSLIGE; this is translated from the coding sequence ATGTCTGAAGAGATAGAGTATGTTGTACATGGCGAGCTTGTGGACAGCGGTGTGCTGGTAAGCGATGAAAAGGCCATTGATGAACTTGCTAAAAAAGGGTATGGTGATAAAGATGGTAAGAAGTATTTGCTTAGGATATACGAGGCGCTTTACTTGCTATACGGAAGTAAGTTGACGATCAGACATGAGAACCAAACGGTAAATTTTCATGAATTGGTTGATATTGCATTGCGAAAAGATCCCGAGGCGTGGACACGTTTCTTGATCTATAGAGATTTAAGAAGCAGAGGATATGTTGCCAAGGAAGGCTTTGGTTTCGGTGTTGATTTTAGAGTGTACGAACGAGGCGAGTACGGCAACAAATCTGCAAAATATGTTGTATTCGGTATAAATGAAGGCACAAAGATGCAGGTGGAGAAAATTAATGATATGATAGAAGAGATAGCGCGGATGGGAAAAGAACCTGTGATAGCTGTTATAGAAAGAAGGGGTGAAGTGATATACTACAAAGTCTCTAAGATGCGTTTCATTAACAGCAAGAGTTCGTTTGACATGAATTCCCTAATAGGAGAATGA